In one window of Armatimonadota bacterium DNA:
- a CDS encoding long-chain fatty acid--CoA ligase, with amino-acid sequence MEAERTTIPAVFRRQVARYGDRTALMCKREGAYRGMSWREYDRLVRDLALGLMSLGLEPRQQVAVLCENCPEWVIADLAIISAGAVNVPIYMTLTPKQVEYILADSQSRIAIVSNPEQLQKVLRAKANLPLLEHVICIACPEPRPDPAVLSWAEVMERGAKRAQEGGAAALDERVAGLDPDDLASIIYTSGTTGDPKGVMLTHDNFLSNAQASLSVLPIDERDLALDFLPLSHVFARTCDHYFMLVSGVPLAFAQSVDSVADDMLEVRPTIMIAVPRFYEKTYARVMDARAELTGFARTVFDWALRLGEARIRAMRQGRSPSLWFRLKYALAHRLVYRKIHARLGGRLRFFVSGGGPLSRELAEFFGGVGVKICEGYGLTESSPTICVNRVERVKYGTVGPPIPGVEVRIAEDGEILTRGRHVMQGYFGKEQETAEAIVDGWLRTGDIGVLDEDGYLSITDRKKDIIVTAGGKNVAPQLIENALKTDPFISQIVIHGDKRKFLSALVVPNFEQLEPWARQQGLTFSCRAELVGLREVYAWIEARISEKLSEFARYEQIRRFTILDREFTMGDGEVTPSLKIKRKVVAERYRDLVEAMYRDT; translated from the coding sequence ATGGAAGCAGAGCGCACCACCATCCCCGCTGTCTTTCGCCGGCAGGTGGCTCGATACGGCGACCGCACCGCGCTGATGTGCAAGCGCGAGGGCGCCTATCGCGGCATGTCGTGGCGCGAGTACGACCGCCTCGTGCGCGACCTCGCCTTGGGCCTGATGTCGCTCGGCCTCGAACCGCGCCAGCAGGTCGCCGTGCTCTGCGAGAACTGCCCGGAATGGGTGATCGCCGACCTCGCCATCATATCCGCCGGCGCTGTCAACGTTCCGATATACATGACGCTGACGCCGAAGCAAGTCGAGTACATCCTGGCGGACTCGCAGTCACGCATCGCCATCGTCTCCAACCCGGAGCAGTTGCAGAAGGTGCTCCGGGCAAAGGCGAATCTCCCCTTGCTCGAGCACGTCATCTGCATCGCGTGCCCGGAGCCGCGACCCGATCCGGCAGTCCTGTCCTGGGCGGAGGTTATGGAACGCGGCGCCAAGCGAGCGCAGGAGGGAGGCGCGGCGGCGCTCGACGAGCGCGTCGCGGGGCTCGATCCGGACGATCTGGCCAGCATCATCTACACCTCGGGCACAACCGGCGACCCCAAGGGCGTCATGCTGACCCACGATAATTTCCTGTCCAACGCGCAGGCCAGCCTGTCCGTGCTGCCGATTGACGAGCGCGATTTAGCCCTCGATTTCCTGCCCTTGAGCCACGTCTTCGCGCGCACCTGCGACCACTACTTCATGCTCGTCTCGGGCGTGCCGCTGGCATTCGCGCAGAGTGTGGACAGCGTGGCCGACGATATGCTCGAGGTGCGGCCGACGATCATGATCGCGGTGCCCAGGTTTTACGAGAAGACGTATGCGAGGGTGATGGACGCGCGCGCGGAGCTGACAGGCTTCGCGCGCACCGTGTTTGACTGGGCGCTGCGGCTCGGCGAGGCACGCATCCGGGCGATGCGACAGGGACGTTCCCCGTCGCTCTGGTTCCGGCTTAAGTACGCTCTTGCGCATAGACTGGTCTATCGTAAGATCCACGCGCGCCTCGGCGGGCGGCTGCGGTTCTTCGTATCCGGCGGCGGGCCGCTGTCGCGCGAACTGGCCGAGTTCTTTGGCGGAGTCGGCGTTAAGATCTGCGAGGGCTACGGGCTGACCGAGAGTTCACCCACGATATGTGTCAACCGCGTCGAGCGCGTCAAGTACGGAACGGTCGGCCCGCCGATCCCCGGCGTGGAGGTGAGGATCGCTGAGGACGGCGAGATACTCACCCGCGGCCGCCATGTCATGCAGGGCTATTTCGGCAAAGAGCAGGAGACCGCCGAAGCCATCGTTGATGGATGGCTCCGCACCGGCGACATCGGCGTCCTTGACGAAGACGGATATCTCAGTATCACCGATCGCAAGAAGGACATCATCGTCACGGCCGGCGGCAAGAACGTCGCGCCCCAGCTCATCGAGAACGCCCTGAAGACCGACCCGTTCATATCGCAGATCGTGATTCACGGGGATAAGCGGAAGTTCCTCAGCGCGCTCGTCGTCCCCAATTTCGAGCAGTTGGAGCCGTGGGCGCGACAGCAAGGGCTGACCTTCAGTTGCCGGGCGGAGCTTGTCGGCCTCCGCGAGGTGTATGCCTGGATCGAGGCGCGCATCAGTGAGAAGCTGTCGGAGTTCGCGCGCTACGAGCAGATTCGCCGCTTCACGATCCTCGATCGCGAGTTCACGATGGGCGACGGCGAGGTGACGCCGAGCCTCAAGATCAAGCGCAAAGTGGTCGCCGAGCGCTACCGCGATCTCGTCGAGGCTATGTACCGGGATACGTAA
- a CDS encoding 4Fe-4S dicluster domain-containing protein, producing MYVVAKSVVFTALFIAAVVVFAYNCFWLYRAMRLGRPEDRRGDVARRVAHLVYYGLLQRRVASAGQSVHHLLIFWGFIVLMLGNLAFVAEGVYPALGFELLGPRAALALHASQDIMAIIVLLALAFAMFRRLVLRPKHIDPLSTDAFVIIGLIAVLMFAMLFGRGIEIALQEAPASAWTAGALVISGWVQGGPETGLFVWHEGFWWLHAVVLLFFLNYLPYSKHLHILAALPNVYLRRFGFVTDLARLDFENSETFGVSKVTDFTWKQLFDGYACTQCGRCDNNCPAWKTDKPLSPKHIINDAKDNLRINAKPLLASRSWRDMSPAAADAELDTPLIGFEQITPDALWACTTCGACMEQCPVFIEHVPKIVDVRRSLVMMESEFPAELTNIFKDVETNGNPYAMAATTRAKWAEGLDVPLLSDRPDAEYLYWVGCAGAFDDRNRPASRALVRCLQAAGVSFAILGPEEQCCGDSVRRLGNEYLFEEIARANIEILNGYGVKKIVTACPHGLNTLRNEYPALGGTYQVVHHSELLGELMAQGRLPVQRDGQAPVAFHDSCYLGRYNGIYEAPRDVLRRAGAQVVELPRSRRISFCCGAGGGRMWMEETLGRRINADRTAEALKTGAQAIAVACPFCLTMLDDGVKDAGAGDVAVRDIAEVIAARLPGQQAAPEEAPAAG from the coding sequence ATGTACGTGGTTGCGAAATCGGTCGTTTTCACGGCGCTGTTCATCGCCGCGGTCGTCGTCTTCGCGTACAACTGCTTCTGGCTCTACCGGGCCATGCGCCTGGGGCGGCCCGAGGATCGCCGAGGCGATGTGGCGCGCCGCGTCGCACATCTCGTCTACTATGGGTTGCTCCAGCGCCGAGTCGCCTCGGCCGGGCAAAGCGTTCATCACCTCCTGATCTTCTGGGGCTTCATCGTCCTCATGCTTGGGAACCTGGCGTTCGTCGCCGAGGGGGTCTATCCCGCTTTGGGCTTTGAGCTGCTTGGACCGCGGGCCGCTCTCGCCCTCCACGCCAGCCAGGACATCATGGCCATCATCGTTCTGCTGGCACTGGCGTTTGCGATGTTTCGCCGCCTGGTGCTGCGCCCGAAGCACATAGACCCGCTGAGCACCGACGCCTTCGTGATCATCGGCCTCATCGCTGTTCTGATGTTCGCCATGCTCTTCGGGAGAGGGATCGAGATCGCGCTGCAGGAGGCGCCGGCCTCCGCGTGGACGGCGGGGGCGCTGGTTATCAGCGGCTGGGTGCAGGGTGGCCCGGAAACGGGCCTCTTCGTCTGGCACGAGGGGTTCTGGTGGCTGCACGCCGTGGTGCTGCTGTTCTTCCTCAACTACCTCCCCTACTCCAAGCACCTGCACATCCTGGCCGCGCTGCCCAACGTTTACCTGCGCCGCTTCGGGTTCGTCACCGACCTCGCCCGCCTTGATTTCGAGAACAGCGAAACGTTCGGCGTGAGCAAGGTGACGGACTTCACGTGGAAGCAGCTCTTTGACGGCTATGCGTGCACGCAGTGCGGAAGATGCGACAACAACTGCCCGGCGTGGAAGACGGACAAGCCGCTGTCGCCGAAACACATCATCAACGACGCCAAGGACAACCTCAGGATCAACGCGAAGCCGTTGCTCGCAAGCCGGTCGTGGCGGGACATGTCTCCGGCCGCGGCGGACGCGGAGCTCGATACCCCGCTCATTGGGTTCGAGCAGATTACCCCGGACGCCCTGTGGGCGTGCACTACGTGCGGCGCATGCATGGAGCAGTGCCCGGTGTTCATCGAGCACGTGCCGAAGATTGTGGACGTGCGTCGGTCGCTGGTCATGATGGAGTCGGAGTTTCCGGCGGAGCTCACCAACATCTTCAAGGATGTGGAGACCAACGGCAATCCCTATGCCATGGCCGCGACGACGCGGGCGAAGTGGGCGGAAGGGCTTGACGTTCCGCTGCTCAGCGACCGGCCTGACGCGGAGTATCTGTATTGGGTCGGGTGCGCGGGGGCGTTCGACGACCGCAACCGGCCGGCGAGCCGAGCGCTGGTGCGCTGCTTGCAGGCGGCGGGCGTTTCGTTCGCCATTCTCGGGCCGGAGGAGCAGTGCTGCGGAGACTCCGTGCGGCGCCTGGGCAATGAGTACCTGTTCGAGGAAATCGCCCGCGCCAACATCGAAATCCTGAACGGCTACGGGGTGAAGAAGATCGTCACCGCCTGTCCCCACGGCCTCAACACGCTGCGGAACGAGTATCCGGCCTTGGGCGGCACCTACCAAGTCGTGCATCACAGCGAGTTGTTGGGCGAGTTAATGGCCCAGGGCCGGCTGCCGGTGCAGCGCGACGGGCAAGCGCCGGTGGCGTTCCACGATTCATGTTATCTCGGGCGATACAACGGGATCTACGAGGCGCCGCGGGACGTGCTACGGCGCGCGGGCGCGCAAGTCGTGGAACTGCCTCGCAGCCGGCGCATCAGCTTCTGCTGCGGGGCCGGCGGCGGGCGGATGTGGATGGAGGAGACTCTCGGTCGGCGCATCAACGCCGATCGCACGGCGGAGGCGCTGAAGACCGGGGCGCAGGCGATCGCGGTTGCCTGTCCGTTCTGTTTGACCATGCTCGACGACGGCGTCAAGGATGCCGGGGCGGGCGACGTAGCGGTGCGTGACATCGCGGAGGTCATCGCCGCGCGCTTGCCGGGGCAGCAGGCGGCGCCCGAAGAAGCGCCCGCCGCAGGTTGA
- a CDS encoding electron transfer flavoprotein subunit alpha/FixB family protein: MRPVSLELVSEARRLADAAGGSVAVAVLDEAGAHAPVLGSYGADKVYSIPGAERGPLSTVEALARELEPSLILLPASANGGDLAAALAARLGVGLAANCISLTADASGALEQKRPMYAGKVIAAVETKTQPRIVTARPRVFSAGEPDSSRAAEVISRVAPEPSPTEAVVELVELIKAEREELDVAEAEVIVSGGRGLGDPSAFAMLRELAGLLNAAVGASRAAVDAGWMPHGNQVGQTGKTVSPRLYIACGISGAIQHLVGMSSSQCIVAINKDPEAPIFTKCDYGIVGDVFEVVPALTEELKRAGVGAD; encoded by the coding sequence ATGCGCCCGGTCAGCCTGGAGTTGGTCAGCGAGGCGCGGCGCCTCGCTGATGCAGCCGGCGGCAGCGTGGCCGTCGCCGTGCTCGACGAGGCAGGGGCGCACGCGCCGGTACTCGGGTCGTACGGTGCGGATAAAGTCTACAGCATCCCCGGCGCGGAGCGGGGGCCGCTGTCCACAGTTGAGGCGCTGGCGCGCGAACTGGAGCCGTCGCTGATCCTTCTGCCCGCGAGCGCCAACGGCGGCGACCTCGCGGCCGCGCTGGCGGCGCGCCTGGGCGTGGGTCTTGCCGCTAACTGCATCTCCCTGACCGCGGATGCCTCGGGTGCGCTCGAGCAGAAGCGGCCGATGTATGCGGGCAAGGTGATTGCCGCCGTCGAGACTAAGACACAGCCGCGCATCGTCACCGCGCGGCCGCGCGTTTTCAGCGCCGGCGAGCCCGACAGCTCGCGCGCGGCAGAGGTCATCAGCCGCGTCGCGCCCGAACCATCGCCGACCGAGGCGGTCGTTGAGCTGGTGGAGCTTATCAAGGCCGAGCGCGAGGAACTCGACGTAGCAGAGGCGGAAGTCATCGTCTCCGGCGGCCGCGGCCTGGGCGATCCGAGCGCTTTCGCGATGCTGCGGGAATTGGCGGGGCTGCTCAACGCGGCAGTAGGTGCGTCGCGCGCAGCGGTGGACGCGGGCTGGATGCCTCACGGTAACCAGGTGGGGCAGACGGGAAAGACCGTCTCGCCGCGCCTGTACATCGCCTGCGGTATCTCCGGGGCGATCCAACATCTGGTCGGCATGAGTTCCTCACAGTGTATCGTCGCGATCAACAAGGATCCCGAAGCACCCATATTCACGAAGTGTGACTACGGCATAGTCGGCGACGTGTTTGAGGTCGTGCCCGCCCTGACCGAGGAGCTCAAGCGGGCGGGCGTCGGCGCCGACTAG
- a CDS encoding electron transfer flavoprotein subunit beta/FixA family protein codes for MNTIVCIKQVPDTAAEIIPSADGAAIETEGIPWVMNPYDEYALEEALQIKAREGGSVTAVCIGAERVVTTLRTAAAMGADNILHLSDAAFEGSDAHAAARILAAAIGAMEYDLIWCGKMAVDDACGYVGTALAELLGLPHISAVVKVEIADGKVTAHRETEAGTAVVRCPLPAVLTAEKGLNEPRYPKAIDIMKAKRKDVQTQDAAGIGVSPDAVGAAGSPTRVVKFERPPERGGGTVIEAPVGEAVQRVVAALRDEAKVL; via the coding sequence ATGAATACCATCGTCTGCATCAAGCAGGTTCCCGACACTGCCGCGGAAATCATCCCGAGCGCGGACGGCGCCGCAATCGAGACCGAGGGCATTCCGTGGGTGATGAACCCGTATGATGAATACGCGCTGGAGGAAGCGCTGCAAATCAAGGCGCGCGAGGGCGGCAGCGTCACGGCGGTGTGCATCGGCGCGGAGCGGGTGGTGACGACTCTGCGCACGGCGGCGGCGATGGGCGCGGATAACATCCTGCACTTGTCAGATGCGGCCTTCGAAGGTTCGGATGCCCACGCCGCCGCGCGGATCCTCGCTGCCGCAATCGGGGCGATGGAGTACGACCTGATCTGGTGCGGCAAGATGGCGGTTGACGATGCATGCGGCTACGTCGGAACGGCGCTCGCGGAACTGCTCGGGTTGCCGCACATATCCGCGGTGGTGAAGGTGGAAATCGCCGACGGCAAGGTCACCGCGCATCGCGAGACGGAGGCGGGAACGGCGGTCGTCCGCTGCCCTCTGCCGGCCGTGTTGACCGCCGAGAAGGGACTCAACGAGCCGCGCTATCCGAAGGCCATTGACATCATGAAGGCCAAGCGCAAGGACGTCCAGACGCAGGACGCAGCGGGCATCGGCGTCAGCCCGGATGCGGTGGGCGCGGCCGGTTCGCCGACACGCGTGGTGAAGTTCGAACGTCCGCCCGAGCGCGGCGGCGGAACCGTCATCGAAGCGCCGGTCGGCGAGGCCGTGCAGCGCGTCGTCGCGGCGCTGCGGGATGAGGCGAAGGTCCTGTAG
- a CDS encoding electron transfer flavoprotein subunit beta/FixA family protein, whose protein sequence is MRIAICVKPVPDLEKAYVSKSQSELVEQGKRVPNPADENAVELALALRQDGDELVAFTVGGDDALDPLRRILAMGVDRAHLIDDEQAQGGDALADAKTVAAAIRHAGDFDLILCGGSSIIHNAGQIGPRVAEALGVPHVTRVTGAKASDGKLNIERAGSLGAAELQLPALLAVEPGCNSPRLPNAMAVMKAAKKPIERPTASDLGLAAEDIGATGAGVRLRVLELPQT, encoded by the coding sequence ATGCGCATCGCAATCTGCGTCAAGCCAGTGCCGGACCTGGAGAAGGCCTACGTCAGCAAGAGCCAGTCCGAGTTGGTTGAACAGGGCAAACGCGTCCCCAATCCTGCCGACGAGAACGCAGTCGAGTTAGCTCTCGCGCTGCGCCAAGACGGCGACGAACTCGTTGCCTTCACGGTAGGCGGGGACGATGCTCTCGATCCCTTGCGTCGCATTCTCGCGATGGGCGTTGATCGCGCGCACCTGATTGACGACGAGCAGGCGCAGGGCGGCGACGCTCTGGCCGACGCGAAGACGGTCGCTGCTGCGATTAGGCATGCCGGCGATTTCGACCTCATCCTGTGCGGGGGAAGTTCCATCATTCACAACGCCGGGCAGATCGGGCCGCGCGTCGCCGAAGCGCTCGGCGTGCCCCATGTCACGCGCGTGACCGGCGCCAAGGCAAGCGACGGTAAGCTGAACATCGAGCGCGCAGGCAGTCTCGGCGCGGCCGAGCTTCAGCTCCCGGCACTGCTCGCGGTCGAGCCCGGGTGCAACTCCCCGCGGTTGCCGAATGCCATGGCCGTAATGAAGGCCGCGAAGAAGCCCATCGAGAGGCCGACGGCGAGCGATCTCGGGCTGGCGGCGGAGGACATCGGCGCGACGGGCGCCGGCGTGCGGCTGCGCGTCCTCGAGCTGCCGCAAACCTGA
- a CDS encoding acyl-CoA dehydrogenase family protein produces the protein MDFTFAEEHEMLRDMTRDFVNNEVKPLARQIDEEERIPEDLMAKMREQGFFGIPFAEEYGGVGAGEIGYCVVLDEMGRGSASVAVLLAAHTSIGVMALYLDGTEEQKGKYLPALCSGEKIAAFALTEPGAGSDAAAIATTAVPDGDDYVINGSKIYITNGDIADVISVFAVTDKSLGVRGGVTAFIVESDMPGFSRGPREKKMGIRGSGTCELFFKDMRVPKENVIGKVGMGFLTAMKTLDVGRLSLGAACVGAGKELIDLSIQHASQRVQFGEPIIRKQAIQWMLAEMAAETFAMESMVYRGAWMCDQGLKVSRESAIVKMFCSEALDRIVDKAVQIHGGIGYMQEYPIEMYYRDARINRIFEGTNEVQRMVVAGDLTRKGRY, from the coding sequence ATGGATTTCACGTTTGCTGAAGAGCACGAGATGCTGCGGGACATGACGCGGGACTTCGTCAACAACGAGGTCAAGCCGCTCGCCCGCCAGATTGACGAGGAAGAGCGCATCCCCGAGGACCTGATGGCCAAGATGCGCGAGCAAGGCTTCTTTGGCATCCCGTTCGCGGAAGAGTACGGCGGCGTCGGCGCCGGGGAGATCGGCTATTGCGTCGTGCTCGACGAGATGGGGCGCGGGTCCGCCTCAGTGGCCGTGCTGCTGGCGGCTCATACCTCCATTGGCGTCATGGCGCTCTACCTCGATGGCACCGAGGAACAGAAGGGCAAGTACCTGCCCGCATTGTGCTCTGGGGAGAAGATCGCTGCCTTCGCCCTTACGGAGCCAGGCGCCGGGTCCGATGCGGCGGCGATCGCGACTACCGCCGTCCCTGATGGCGACGATTACGTCATCAACGGCTCCAAGATCTATATCACCAACGGCGATATCGCGGACGTCATCAGCGTGTTTGCGGTTACCGACAAGTCGCTGGGTGTGCGCGGCGGCGTCACCGCCTTCATCGTCGAGAGCGACATGCCGGGCTTTTCCCGCGGCCCACGGGAGAAGAAGATGGGGATCCGCGGCTCGGGTACGTGCGAGCTTTTCTTCAAGGACATGCGGGTGCCGAAGGAAAACGTCATCGGCAAAGTAGGGATGGGCTTCCTCACCGCGATGAAGACCCTCGATGTCGGCCGCCTCAGCCTCGGCGCCGCCTGCGTCGGAGCCGGGAAAGAACTCATTGACCTCAGCATCCAGCACGCGAGCCAGCGCGTCCAGTTCGGTGAGCCGATCATCCGCAAGCAAGCGATCCAGTGGATGTTGGCGGAAATGGCGGCCGAGACCTTCGCGATGGAAAGCATGGTGTACCGCGGCGCCTGGATGTGCGACCAGGGGCTGAAAGTCAGCCGCGAATCGGCGATCGTCAAGATGTTCTGCTCCGAGGCCCTCGATCGTATCGTGGACAAGGCGGTGCAAATCCACGGCGGCATCGGCTATATGCAGGAGTACCCCATCGAGATGTACTACCGCGACGCTCGCATCAACCGCATCTTCGAGGGCACCAACGAGGTGCAGCGGATGGTCGTCGCGGGCGATCTCACGCGCAAGGGGCGATACTGA
- a CDS encoding enoyl-CoA hydratase/isomerase family protein, with translation MAEYQHVNLSIEDGIATVVVNHPPVNSLSTPVIQDMMGAFNEIKGDASVKAVIITGAGMFFIAGADIKEISEIKDPKHGAELAGRGQKFFREIELMDIPVIAAINGMCLGGGTELAMACHMRIASDRAKIGQPEINLGIIPGFGGTQRFPRLAGTGKAYEVILSGEPITAAEAKAVGLVNRVVPEAEVMKQAKGLAQRIAAKSKQAISRSMQAIRDGIAMSVDDGLALENRLFGDICETKDMREGVSAFLEKRQPKFTDE, from the coding sequence ATGGCCGAGTATCAGCATGTGAACTTGAGCATCGAGGACGGCATCGCGACGGTGGTAGTCAACCACCCGCCCGTCAACTCGCTGTCCACGCCGGTCATCCAAGACATGATGGGCGCGTTCAACGAGATCAAGGGCGACGCGAGTGTCAAGGCGGTGATCATCACCGGCGCCGGGATGTTCTTCATCGCGGGGGCCGACATCAAGGAGATCTCCGAGATCAAGGACCCGAAGCACGGCGCGGAGCTTGCGGGCCGGGGACAGAAGTTCTTCCGCGAGATCGAGTTGATGGACATTCCGGTGATCGCGGCGATTAACGGTATGTGCCTGGGCGGAGGCACCGAGCTTGCCATGGCGTGTCACATGCGCATCGCCAGCGATCGCGCCAAGATCGGCCAGCCGGAGATCAACCTCGGCATCATCCCGGGCTTCGGCGGCACGCAGCGGTTCCCCCGCTTGGCGGGCACGGGCAAGGCGTACGAGGTGATCCTGAGCGGCGAGCCGATAACCGCCGCCGAGGCGAAGGCGGTCGGCCTGGTCAATCGCGTGGTGCCGGAGGCCGAGGTCATGAAGCAGGCCAAAGGCCTCGCCCAGCGCATCGCCGCCAAGAGCAAGCAGGCGATCAGCAGGTCAATGCAGGCGATACGCGACGGCATCGCGATGAGTGTGGACGACGGGCTCGCTCTGGAGAATCGTTTGTTCGGCGATATCTGCGAGACCAAGGATATGCGCGAGGGTGTGAGCGCGTTCCTCGAGAAGCGCCAGCCGAAGTTCACCGACGAGTGA
- a CDS encoding flavodoxin family protein, with translation KYPKLAVISNCGYPEQTHFQVLSLLFARLARNMHSEVIAEIYRAAGPLFEIKMPIVEPLLGEYKQLLRRAGREVVEHGRLSDATRVELDKPLVPADVYREQSNQGWDRALARIGGA, from the coding sequence AGAAGTATCCGAAGTTGGCAGTGATCTCTAACTGTGGCTACCCCGAGCAGACGCATTTCCAGGTGCTCAGTCTGCTTTTCGCGCGACTCGCGCGCAACATGCATTCCGAAGTCATAGCGGAAATCTATCGCGCAGCCGGACCGCTGTTCGAGATTAAGATGCCGATTGTCGAGCCGCTTCTCGGGGAATACAAGCAGTTGCTCAGACGCGCCGGGCGCGAAGTCGTCGAACACGGCAGGCTCTCGGACGCTACCCGGGTCGAGCTGGACAAGCCTCTCGTCCCCGCGGACGTCTATCGCGAGCAGAGCAATCAGGGCTGGGATCGCGCGCTGGCGAGGATCGGAGGGGCGTGA
- a CDS encoding DUF4091 domain-containing protein has protein sequence MQAWLSSSLVRHYPASRAKRRQTLTLHAARGESLSFQAAFRTEGSPAKVSASATCRDGFLLRVRRVGYVPVLHFSTATPAPELEGIGHLPGLAPDPLFPEAEAHAGSYETNAFWVNVDVPSHAPPGRYPVTVALSPEGGEAVALIAVVVVHRGTVHPRRDFPVTQWFYADALCDWYRTELWEESFWPILDAYVEDIAAHGQDTILVPVFTPPTDGVKKPTQLLGVRRDGGRYVFDWTLVERWVDCAREHGVSHFEWNHLFTQWGAARAIRIYEGHGEEGALLWPAETANTSATYREFLSQYLPELHRFLAERDLLDVSFFHVSDEPHGEEARANYRGCREMLRELAPWMRVMDALSEIEFAREKLVDVPIPSISVAPQFAEGGFPAWAYFCCGPRGAYLNRLLDTPLSKISMAGWLFYRNRARGFLHWGYNYWYKSQTTELIDPYRINDALNWPGWPPGDPFIVYPGDSGPVDSIRWEVFAESLRDYALLQSAGVEPEDPMLSEIRDYADFPKDEPWIRTRRRELLKRLDR, from the coding sequence ATGCAGGCCTGGCTTTCGAGCTCGCTGGTTCGGCATTACCCCGCGTCGCGCGCGAAGAGACGGCAGACGCTGACTCTGCACGCGGCGCGCGGCGAGAGTCTGTCATTCCAGGCGGCGTTCCGCACGGAAGGCAGTCCGGCGAAAGTGTCCGCCTCGGCGACGTGCCGCGATGGTTTTCTGTTGCGCGTCCGCCGTGTGGGATACGTGCCGGTGCTGCATTTCTCCACGGCCACGCCCGCGCCGGAGTTGGAGGGCATAGGACACCTGCCCGGCCTCGCGCCGGATCCCTTGTTCCCCGAGGCTGAAGCCCACGCCGGCAGCTACGAGACGAACGCGTTTTGGGTCAACGTGGACGTTCCATCTCATGCACCGCCCGGGCGGTATCCGGTCACGGTGGCTCTGTCGCCGGAAGGCGGCGAAGCCGTGGCTCTGATCGCAGTCGTGGTGGTTCATCGGGGGACTGTGCACCCACGCCGTGATTTCCCGGTGACCCAATGGTTCTACGCCGACGCTCTGTGCGATTGGTACCGAACCGAGTTGTGGGAGGAATCATTCTGGCCCATCCTCGACGCCTACGTCGAGGACATCGCGGCCCACGGCCAGGACACGATCCTCGTGCCGGTGTTCACCCCGCCGACGGACGGCGTGAAGAAACCCACGCAATTGCTCGGCGTGCGCCGCGACGGCGGGCGATACGTCTTTGACTGGACTCTCGTGGAACGCTGGGTGGACTGCGCTCGTGAGCACGGCGTCTCGCACTTCGAATGGAATCACCTCTTCACGCAGTGGGGCGCGGCGCGCGCCATCCGGATCTACGAAGGCCACGGAGAGGAAGGCGCGCTCCTGTGGCCGGCCGAAACCGCGAACACGTCAGCGACCTACCGCGAGTTCCTCTCGCAATACCTGCCGGAACTGCATCGCTTCCTGGCCGAGCGCGATCTGCTGGACGTGAGCTTCTTCCACGTGTCCGACGAGCCGCACGGCGAGGAAGCCCGCGCCAACTACCGCGGGTGCCGCGAAATGCTGCGCGAGCTTGCGCCGTGGATGCGGGTGATGGACGCGCTGTCGGAGATCGAGTTCGCGCGCGAGAAGCTCGTTGACGTGCCCATCCCGAGCATCAGCGTGGCGCCGCAGTTCGCGGAAGGGGGCTTTCCCGCGTGGGCGTACTTCTGCTGCGGGCCGCGCGGGGCATACCTGAACCGCCTGCTCGACACGCCTCTATCGAAGATAAGCATGGCCGGATGGCTGTTCTATCGGAACCGCGCGCGCGGCTTCCTCCACTGGGGCTACAACTACTGGTACAAGTCACAGACCACGGAGTTGATTGATCCGTATCGGATCAATGACGCGCTCAACTGGCCCGGGTGGCCGCCGGGTGACCCGTTCATCGTCTATCCCGGGGATTCCGGCCCGGTTGATTCCATCCGCTGGGAGGTGTTCGCGGAGAGCTTGCGGGATTACGCCCTGCTCCAGAGCGCTGGCGTCGAGCCGGAGGATCCCATGCTGTCGGAGATCAGGGACTACGCCGACTTCCCGAAAGACGAGCCGTGGATTCGCACGCGGCGGCGGGAATTGCTGAAGAGACTTGATCGCTAG
- a CDS encoding GNAT family N-acetyltransferase codes for MMGGTVEMCRLMSGDEKTACDIVKMFKSREVEMGHMAAFLAEERNYLIAAHLDQQPVGFALAYELPRVDGPKPMMLFYEIEVAEAHRRRGIGKALVEHLKRICEERGCAKMFVVTSESNVAAMALYVSTGGKRPSIDEAMFEYGPPWA; via the coding sequence GTGATGGGTGGCACTGTGGAGATGTGCAGGCTCATGAGCGGCGACGAGAAGACGGCGTGCGACATCGTCAAGATGTTCAAGTCTCGCGAAGTGGAAATGGGCCATATGGCTGCGTTTCTCGCGGAAGAGCGGAACTACTTGATCGCTGCCCACCTGGACCAGCAGCCTGTCGGGTTTGCCCTCGCCTATGAGCTGCCGCGAGTGGACGGACCAAAGCCGATGATGCTCTTCTACGAGATTGAGGTAGCCGAAGCTCACCGCAGGCGAGGCATCGGGAAAGCGCTGGTCGAGCACCTCAAGCGAATTTGCGAAGAACGCGGCTGCGCGAAGATGTTCGTGGTGACGAGCGAGTCTAACGTTGCGGCTATGGCTTTGTACGTCTCGACGGGTGGGAAGAGGCCGTCCATCGACGAGGCGATGTTCGAATACGGTCCGCCGTGGGCGTGA